In Cydia amplana chromosome 25, ilCydAmpl1.1, whole genome shotgun sequence, one genomic interval encodes:
- the LOC134659555 gene encoding single-minded homolog 1-like has product MKEKSKNAARSRREKENAEFLELAKLLPLPAAITSQLDKASVIRLTTSYLKMRQVFPDGLGDAWGASPPPPQPRELSIRELGSHLLQTLDGFIFVVAPDGKIMYISETASVHLGLSQVELTGNSIYEYIHQNDHEEMSAVLSLQHQHSYLGHQYPSLGYPVGGTWGPAVDIECERAFFIRMKCVLAKRNAGLTTSGYKVIHCSGYLRARRFGEGAAPLGLVAVGHSLPPSAVTELKLHSNMFMFRASLDMRLIFLDARVASLTGYEPQDLIEKTLYHYIHGTDVLHMRYSHCTLLTKGQVTSRYYRFLTKAGGWVWMQSYATIVHNSRSSRPHCIVSVNYVLSDIEEKHLILNLEQGPPKLHAEPPAHPAPPAPSPHVLRPDKLNHVQLENEFNGDSSTGYQYSEYLPVLPPYEEDYHQNGTYHELFYNENYTEPEVTPNYMLPQNQRPYSASSSSCSSMESSTEVANQQYNYTNLISFYPNQPQNGRPLDNFGGNFSKMAASPAVTEGYTSVIVDNTQQFHHHGGGVNEFVH; this is encoded by the exons ATGAAAGAAAAGAGCAAGAATGCTGCCCGCTCAAGAAGAGAGAAAGAGAACGCAGAGTTCCTCGAGCTGGCTAAGCTCCTCCCCCTCCCGGCAGCCATTACGTCACAGCTGGACAAGGCTTCCGTCATCAGACTGACTACCAGTTATCTGAAGATGCGACAGGTCTTCCCAGATG GTCTGGGTGACGCGTGGGGGGCATCACCGCCACCACCGCAGCCTCGAGAACTCTCCATCCGGGAGCTGGGCAGCCATCTGCTGCAGACCCTGGACGGGTTCATATTCGTGGTGGCGCCTGATGGCAAGATCATGTACATTAGTGAGACGGCGTCTGTACATTTAGGACTTAGTCAG GTGGAGCTGACTGGCAACTCGATATACGAGTACATCCACCAGAACGACCACGAGGAGATGAGCGCTGTGCTGAGCTTACAACACCAACACTCCTACCTCGGACACCAGTACCCAAGCCTAGG GTACCCCGTGGGCGGTACGTGGGGTCCCGCCGTGGACATCGAGTGCGAACGAGCGTTCTTCATCAGAATGAAGTGTGTTCTGGCGAAGCGGAACGCTGGACTCACCACTTCTGGATATAAG GTGATCCACTGCTCCGGGtacctgcgcgcgcgccgcttcGGCGAGGGCGCGGCGCCGCTCGGCCTCGTCGCCGTTGGACACTCCCTACCGCCATCTGCCGTCACGGAACTCAAACTACACTCCAACATGTTCATGTTCAGAGCCAGTCTGGACATGCGGCTTATATTCCTTGATGCCAG ggtggcgtcGCTGACGGGCTACGAGCCGCAGGACCTCATCGAGAAGACCCTGTACCACTACATCCACGGCACGGACGTGCTCCACATGCGGTACTCGCACTGCACAT TATTAACGAAGGGCCAAGTAACGTCCCGCTACTACCGGTTTCTGACGAAGGCGGGTGGCTGGGTGTGGATGCAGAGCTACGCCACCATCGTGCACAACAGCCGCTCTTCCCGGCCACACTGTATAGTCTCCGTCAACTATGTGCTCAG CGACATCGAGGAGAAACACCTGATCCTGAACCTGGAGCAGGGCCCGCCCAAGCTGCACGCGGAGCCCCCCGCGCACCCCGCACCGCCCGCCCCCTCCCCCCACGTCCTCCGGCCGGACAAGCTCAACcacgtgcaactagaaaacgaGTTCAATGGGGATTCGAGTACAGGATACCAGTACTCTGAGTACTTACCTGTGTTGCCTCCGTATGAGGAGGACTATCATCAGAATGGTACGTATCACGAACTGTTCTACAACGAAAACTATACGGAACCAGAGGTGACCCCGAATTATATGCTTCCACAAAACCAGCGGCCGTATTCGGCCAGTTCTTCGTCATGCTCATCAATGGAAAGTTCAACAGAGGTCGCGAATCAGCAGTATAACTACACGAATTTAATATCGTTTTATCCGAATCAGCCGCAAAATGGCCGACCGCTTGACAATTTCGGCGGGAACTTTAGCAAGATGGCGGCGAGCCCCGCTGTCACGGAGGGTTACACGTCTGTCATCGTGGACAACACGCAACAGTTCCACCATCATGGCGGGGGAGTGAATGAGTTCGTGCACTGA